The genomic region ATCCTCAGTTGATAGAATGACCATACGATTTGTGATTTTAGCTGTAGAATCAATGATATTAAAAAGCTCATCGTCTGTTGCACGGCTGTACATATTATAGGGGAGGTCTATAATGGCAGCGTCATATTTTTTACTGATGTCTTTTATATCGGAGCAATAAATGTTTGCGGTATAATTAAAGTGGGAAATGTTTTTACCCGCATGATGAAATATTTTAGGGTTGATATCACAACCTTCTATATGATATCCAGCGAAACAAGCTTCTAATATGATGGTTCCAGCACCACAACAGGCATCTAGTAATGTGATTTCTTTATTTCCTTTCGATGCAATATTTACCAAAGATTTGGCGGTATGAAGACCAAGTGAATTACTATAAGAGTAGGGTTTATCATTATGTTGATGCCATTTGAAATTGTTTTTAATCAGAACTCCAAAATACCATATACCTTCATAATAGGCCAAAGCATAAGTGATGTATGGATTATAATAATCAGGTGCTCCATCAATACAAAATCCTATATCTTTTAGTTTACTCAGCCGCTCCGGATACTCCGTTTTATCGCCGTGTAAAACTACATACTCCGCTTTGAAGCTATCGATGCGTATTTTCTCTTTTTTGGCTTTAAGGATAAGTGTATCATAGTCATCGGAAGATGAAATAATATCGATTCTTCTTTTGATGAAAGCGCTATTGGATGGCTCTATTTTGATATCAGAAAAAAGCAGTTTATTCTTTTCATCTTCATTAAATAGATGTCTCGATTCGAGTTTGCATAAATCACTCTCACTACGATCGTAATTATAGGAATAGAGATACTTATGGTCTTGCATGTGTTTTGCTTTTTTGCTTGAATAGCATAAAAAGCTGCTATCACAATGAATATTTGGTAAATATAGGGAAAGTCCTTGGCTGGCCTATGTTTTTTTGTGAAATAGGTGTTGAAATGGTGGTTTTCTGCTAATCTTATAATTTTTATTTGAAGCTTTTTATACGCAACGACACTAAGTGGCGTAGTAAAATTGTTTATTTGCAGAAACAAAATAAAAAGCGATGAAGAATAATCAGGACTATAATCACATTCTAAGAATAGGCATTATTTATGACCTCCTCAAAAAGAAAGATTTTACAAAAAGAAATGAATTTGAAAATGTTCTACTCGAAAAATTAGGGCACTTTTCGTCCCGTACTTTCGATAGGGATTTAAGGAAATTACGCGAACAATTTGGTTTGGTTATTAGATATGAGAACCCTTATGGATACGGATTTGATAAGGCCTATGAACAAGATACCTCAAAAATTGAGAACCTTTTACATCTGATGAACTCTACAGTTTTTAAAATGAATCATCTAAACAAAAAAGACATTATATATCCATTTACCAGCAATAATATTGAGGTTAATGAATTCTTACCTGAAATTAGTGAGGCCATATCCAGTTGCCATAAAATCCATATTGCATACAGAGGATATTGGGAAACCGATCGTAAGGAATATATCCTTTCGCCCTATTTATTGAAAGAATTCCAGCTCAGGTGGTATGTTCTGTCTAAAGTTGATGGTGAAATCAGAGTCTTTGGATTAGATAGAATTAGATCAATAGATGTCCTACAAGATGAATCAGTTGAACGTCCTAAAATAGATGCCAGTGTTTTTAATAATATCATTGGTGTTTCCGAACCACACCTCAAACCAGAGAAAGTGGTGTTGGCCTTTACTCCACGACAAGGTAGATATATCAAATCATCCCCAATACACCCAACACAGGAGCTTGTT from Lentimicrobium sp. L6 harbors:
- a CDS encoding TRM11 family methyltransferase codes for the protein MQDHKYLYSYNYDRSESDLCKLESRHLFNEDEKNKLLFSDIKIEPSNSAFIKRRIDIISSSDDYDTLILKAKKEKIRIDSFKAEYVVLHGDKTEYPERLSKLKDIGFCIDGAPDYYNPYITYALAYYEGIWYFGVLIKNNFKWHQHNDKPYSYSNSLGLHTAKSLVNIASKGNKEITLLDACCGAGTIILEACFAGYHIEGCDINPKIFHHAGKNISHFNYTANIYCSDIKDISKKYDAAIIDLPYNMYSRATDDELFNIIDSTAKITNRMVILSTEDITNLISKARLKIVDHGSVSKIGKAHFVRNIWVCEVLGKV
- a CDS encoding YafY family protein, producing the protein MKNNQDYNHILRIGIIYDLLKKKDFTKRNEFENVLLEKLGHFSSRTFDRDLRKLREQFGLVIRYENPYGYGFDKAYEQDTSKIENLLHLMNSTVFKMNHLNKKDIIYPFTSNNIEVNEFLPEISEAISSCHKIHIAYRGYWETDRKEYILSPYLLKEFQLRWYVLSKVDGEIRVFGLDRIRSIDVLQDESVERPKIDASVFNNIIGVSEPHLKPEKVVLAFTPRQGRYIKSSPIHPTQELVSDDENGLVISLKVGINWELKEVIKKNGIQVKVLEPAHLVEEIKQELIDNLKQYQS